The region CGAACAGCTCTGTCCGCTTGAGGTGCCAGACCAGGCTCGGGTAGTTCATGGTCCGGTCAGGATACCCGGAATGCTGGGGGACACACAGCGCACAAGCTTTTGGCAACCCACATCCGGCTTCCGGGGCTGCGCCACTGTTGCCGCCGCTGGCCCCGCCGAGAATGAAGGTCGCCCCTTTCCCCGCCAGGGCCGAATTCCTCACCGCAAGTTGTATTAGACTCGGTACAATCAAAGAGTCTGCGTGCCGTCCCCGAGCGGGGAGGCCGCTTCTCCCCGAAAGGGAAAAGGAGGACATCCCAGATGCCCCAGTACAAAGCTCCCCTGCGCGACATCAAGTTCCTGATGCACGAGCTGCTGCAAGCCCCCCAGGTGCTGAGCGGCGTGCCCTTCTACCAGGCGAACGACACCGCCGACAGCGACCTGCTCAACCAGGTGCTCGAGGAAGCTGCCCGCTTCGTCGAAACCGAACTCGCGCCGCTGAACCGTGTGGGCGACGAGGAGGGCTGCACCCGCTTTGAAGACGGCTCGGTGACTACGCCGACCGGCTTCAAGGCCGCCTACAAGAAGTACCGCGAGGCGGGCTGGACCGCGCTTGACGCCGATCCCAACTACGGCGGCCAGGGCATGCCGCACCTCGTGAGCAACGTGCTCGTCGAGATGATGACCTCCGCGAACGTGGCCTGGAGCATGTACCCCGGCCTGTCGCACGGCGCGTACTCGGCCCTGCACGCGGTGGGCAGCGAGGAGCTCAAGGACCTCTACCTCCCCAAGATCGTCTCCGGCGAGTGGACGGGCACGATGTGCCTCACCGAGCCGCACGCGGGCACCGACTTGGGCATGATCCGCACGAAGGCGACCGACAACGGCGACGGCACCTACGCGGTCACCGGCACCAAGATCTTTATCAGTGCGGGCGAGCACGACCTCGCCGAGAACATCGTGCACCTTGTCCTCGCGCGGCTGGAGGGCAGCCCGCAGGGGACCAAGGGCATCTCCCTCTTTCTGGTGCCCAAGTTCGTGCCGAACGCCGACGGCAGCCTCGGCGAGCGCAACGGCGTGGTGTGCGGGTCCATCGAGCACAAGATGGGCATCCACGGCAACGCGACCGCCGTGCTGAACTTCGACGGGGCCAAGGGCTACCTGGTCGGCGAGATCAACAAGGGCATGAACCACATGTTCATCATGATGAACGCCGCCCGCCTGGGGACCGGCCTCCAGGGCCTCGGGCTGGGCGAGGTGGCCTACCAGAACGCGCTGGCGTATGCCAAGGACCGCATCCAGATGCGCCACGAGCCGCGCGTGAACGCGGACGAGCCCGCCGACCCCATCATCGTGCACCCCGACGTGCGCCGCATGCTGCTGACGGGCAAGGCGTACACGGAAGCGGGCCGGGCCATGGCGATGTGGCTGGCCCTGAGCATTGACCTCGAGCACCACCACCCCGACGAGGCGCAGCGCAAGGAAGCCGCCGACCTCGTGGCGCTGCTGACCCCGGTCGCCAAGGCGTTCATGACCGACAACGGCTTCACCACGGCGGTGCTCTCGCAGCAGGTGCTGGGCGGGCACGGCTACATCCGCGAGTGGGGGCTGGAGCAGTTCGTGCGCGACGCCCGCATCGGCCAGATCTACGAGGGCACCAACGGCATCCAGGCCCTCGACCTGCTGGGCCGCAAGGTGCTGATGGACGGCGGCAAGAAGCTCCAGAAGCTCGCCGGGACCTTGCAGGAGTTCGTGGAGGACAACGCGGACGACGAGGACCTCGCCCCCTACCTTGACCAGCTCGGCAAGGCCGCCGGGCAGCTCGGCTCGCTGACGATGGTGATCGGCCAGAAGGCGATGGCGGGGCCGGAGGGCGCCGACGAGGTCAACGCCGCCGCCGTGGACTACCTGCGCTACTTCGGGCACGTCGTGTACGGCTACCTGTGGGCGCGGATGGCAAAGATCGCCCACGAGAAGATCAACGCCGGGCAGGACCGCGACGGTTTCTATCTCGGCAAGGTGCAGACCGCGCGGTTCTACTTCACCAAGCTGTTCCCCGAGACCAAGGCGCTCGCCGCGACCATCAAGGCCGGAAACGAGCCGCTGGCCGTGGACGACCGCGCGGTGTTCGGGCTGGAGCGGGCGCTCGTCGGGGCGTAAACCCAACTCATCTCAAGAGGAATGCCCCCATCCCCGGTGGAGCGGGGGCTTTTCTTGGCCTGGACTCAGGATGGTGCCACTCCCAGAAAAGAATTCGTGCGTCGGGCAATCCCGTTGAAGGTCCCCGCCTCCCCCTCGCCGGGCACCCCCTGAAACGCCAGCAGGGCGACGGTGCAGGGATACCCGCCCTCGCGGATGCCCTCGGCAGCGGCCTCGTCGAGCAGGGCCGTGATCGCGCGGGCAAGCTGCGCGTACCGCTCGGGCGAGAGCCGCAGCGTCAGCGCGTCGAGGTGGGTGGGACAGGGCTCGGCGGACGGCTCGGAGGGCAGGGGCACGGGCCGGGCCGGGCGCCCCGCATCCCCGAAGCCGAAGAGGTCCTCCTCGCCCGCGTGCATTCGGCTCCACGACCGCTCGTAGGCCCGCAGGAACCCCTGCGACAGCTCGCGCAGATCTGCCGTGCCATTGCCTTCCTCGTCGCCGGGGGGTAGCAGGTCCGAGGGCACCCGGAATTCCCGCGCGGCGAGCTGGTAGTACACCCTCCCACCTTCCCGCCGCGCCTCGAACAGCAGGCCGAGGTCGGCCAATTTGCGGGCATGGTGGTGGACGAGGTTGGGGGCCATCCCCAGCGCCGGGGCCACCTCGCTGGGGGAGCGCGGGGCCAGGAAGTGCCCCAGAAAGCCGTGCTGCTGCCGCAGGGCGCGGGCAACGGCGGCGTCCGTCACGCGCACCTCCTCCTGCTGGATTTGGGTCATGGGCCAAGGGTGACAGGGCCTGTTTCAGCCCACCACCGCCCGCGCTGAAAGCCCATCTCGCTCGCCCGTCCACTCTGGAGAAACGGTTCACGGTCCCTCTCAGACGGCCTTGCTACAGTGAGCGCCCGGAGAGGACCACATGCCCACGTACGTCTACAAGAACATCGAAACTGGCGAGCTGTACGAGATCAAGCAGAGCATGCGCGACGAAGCGCTGACGGCCCACCCCGACACGGGCGCGGCGATCAAGCGCGTGCTGGTGACGCCCGGCATCGCCTTCCGGGGCAGCGGCTTTTACGTGACCGATTCCCGCCCCGCGCCGAAGAGCGAAGCTGGGGGCAGCAGCGCGGGCGGCGGCGGCGAGTGACCGCCGCGCTGCGTGCCCTGGCAGCCGCCCTGCTTCTCGCCGGAGCGGGGGCCGCCGTCTATTTCACCGGGCACGGGCAGGGCGTGCAGGCGCAGCGGGCACTGGCGACCACCGACGAGATCAACACCGTCGAGGTGGTGCAAAAGTCGCTGCGGGCCGTCGTGCGGGTCGACGCCCGGCTGCGCAAGGAGTTCCTGCAGGCCGGAGACGACCCGGTGGAGACAGGCACCGGCTTTTTCTACAAGTCCAACCTGATCGTCACCAACTACCACGTCGTGCAGTTCCAGGAGTCGGTCAGCGTGACCCTCTACAACGGGCGGCGGGTGCCCGCACGGGTCGAGGGCATTGACCCCGGCATCGACATCGCCATCCTGCGGGTGAGTGGGGTCTCCGCGCCGCGCACGCTCGCTTTCGGGCGCAGCGCCAGCCTGATTCCGGGGCAGAAGCTGATCACCATCGGCACCCCGCTGCGAATCCCCAACTTCGTGGGCACCGGGGTCTTCAGCGTGATGGCAAGCGCCCAGGACGTGCCGCGCGACGACCAGCTCGGGCAGGAGATCGGGCAGTACCTGCTGACGACCGCCAGCATTCAGCAGGGCAACAGTGGCGGGCCGGTCCTCGACTCGCGTGGGGCGGTGGTGGGCGTCGCGGACGCGAACGCCGCGCCCAACCTGTTCGTGCCCGGCTTGATCGGTATGGCGATTCCCAGTGACCTCGTGCGGCAGAGCCTCGACGACCTCGAAAAGATCGGCGTGCCCCAGCGCGGCACGCTGGGAGTGACGCTGGTGGACCTCGACACGCTCGACCCGGCGCTGCGGCAGCTCGCGGGCCTGAGCAGCTCGGAGGGAGCCCTGGTCGACGAGGTCGCCGCCGGGTCTGCCGGGGGCCGGGCCGGATTGCGCGGCAGCCTGCGCAACAGCCGGGGCCAGCTTCTGGCGCCGCTGGGCGACATCATCGTGGCGGTGGACGGCGTGCGGGTGCGCGGCAGCTACGACGTCACCCGGCTGGTGGCCGCCAAGCGCCCCGGCCAGACGGTCAACCTGCGGGTCTGGCGCAACAAGAAGAGCGTCAACGTGAAGGTGACTTTGCAAAAGAGAACCTTGCAGTAACCGCGTTCTTCTCCCAGAAGCGCTCCCGCCTGTGCTGGAGCGTTTTTTTCTGGTCGGGTGGCCGGGGCTTACGGAAAGCTTTATGATCCCTGGTGCTATGTACGTCGTCGTCGAAGGCCCCATCGGGGTGGGAAAAACGAGCCTGGCGGGGCGGCTCGCGGGGCGCTACGGCGCGGAGCTGAATCTGGAGGTCGTGGAGGAAAACCCCTTCCTGGCCCGCTTTTACGAGGCGCCAGAGGCGTACTCCTTTCAGGTGCAGGTCTTCTTTCTGCTCTCGCGCTTCAAGCAGCTCTCGGCCCTCGCGCAGCCGGGGCTGTGGAGCGGCCACGTGGTCAGCGACTACCTCTTCGACAAGGACTTCATTTTCGCGGCGATGAACCTCAAAGACGCGGAGTTCGCGCTGTACGAGGACCTCTACAGCCACCTCTCGCCCCGGCTGCCCACCCCGGACCTCGTGGTGTACCTGCGGGCCGAGCCGGGGCTGCTGCTCTCGCGCATCGAGAAGCGCGGACGGCCCTTCGAGCGCGACATGCAGGCCGCCTACCTCGCGGACCTGACCGCCCGCTACGACGAATATTTCCGGACCTACCCCGGCCACCTGCTGACGGTGGACGCCAGCCGCTACGACTTCGTGGGCAACCCCGACGACGAACGCGCCCTGCACGCCGAGATCGAGGCGGCGCTGCGGACGGGGCAGGGGGCGGTGGTGTGACCTTCCGGACCGCTGACCTGGCCCCGGCGACCCTCTGGACCCGGAGCCTCTGATGTACCTCGCCATCTCCGGCAACATCGGCAGCGGCAAGAGCACGCTGACCCGGATGCTCGCCGACCGCTACGGCCTGCGCCCGGTGTACGAGCCGTACGCCGAGAACCCCTACCTGGAGGACTTCTACCGCGACATGCGGCGGTATTCCTTTCATAGCCAGGTGTATTTCCTGTCGCGGCGGCTGGAGCAGCACCTCAATCTGGTGACGGGAGCGCGGTACGTCATTCAGGACCGCACGGTCTTCGAGGACGCCAACATCTTCGCCCGCAACCTGTACGAGTCGGGCCAGATGGAGGCGCGCGACTGGGCGACCTACCGGGGACTTTACGAGGGCGTGCTTCCGGCCCTGCGGGTGCCCGACCTCCTGATTCACATCGATGCCTCGCTGCCCACCCTGAAAAAGCGCATCGCCCAGCGGGGCCGCGCCTACGAAAAGGACATCCCCGACGCCTACCTGGGGGGCCTGAATCGCCTCTACGACGAATGGATTCAGGACTTCGACGCCTGCCCGGTCGTGCGGGTGCCGGGGGATGAGCTGGACTTCGTGCAGCATCCGGCGGCCTTTCAGTGGGTGTGCAGCCGGGTGCAGGCGCACGGCTTCGGGCTGCCGCTTTTGCGCTGACACGGCAAGGGGGCGGAACCCCGCAGGCTCCGCCCCCACCGACGCCGGAATTCAGGCGTTCATCGCCTCGACGTTGATCTGCTGGGCGATCTGGGTGAGCTGCTCGTCGGTCATCTTCTCCTCGTTCAGGGTCTGCTCCAGCAGCCGCACGGCGTCCTGATCGCCCAGAAGCTGCGCGTAGGTGCGGGCGGTGCCGTACCCGGCGATTTCATAGTGCTCCATCGCCTGCTGGGCGGCGATCAGGCCCGCTTCCAGCACCTCGGGGCTGGCGTCCTCCTGCATCAGCTTCTGGGCTTCCTGCACCAGCCCCTTCATGCCCATGCACTCCTCGCCGCCGGGCTGCTCGCCGAGCGTCTGGAGAATCTGTTCCAGCCGCCCGATCTGCTCCTGGGTCTGCTGGATGTGCCTCTGCATTCCCTGCTGGAGTTCGGGCGTCTGAATCCTCCCCAGGCTCTGTTGCATGGCCTGAAGACCCTGCTGCTCGGCGCTGTAGATGTCCTGAAGCTTGTGGACGTAGAGATCCTGGAGGTCCTGCATTTGCATCGCCATATTCAGTTCACCTCTGCTCCGCAGTGTGATCGGCCCCCCTGCCCCGATCCTGGCAAGCGAGTCAAGAAAATGAAGATTCCCAGTTGAAACTCACTTCATGAAGTTGTGGCGGACTCATCCGCGATCAGCCTTGTGGTGATGGCGCGGGCCGAACCGGAGCCGCGATCCAGGGAGCCTCTGCTAGCCTCCATGCCATGCACCTGCCCGAGCTGGCCGCCGCCCTGAATGCGCCGAAATCCACTGGCCCCGCCGCCGATCTGCCCCAGGCCGAGGTCCGGGGCGTCACCCACAACGCGGCGTGGGTGGAACCGGGCTTCCTGTTTGTGGCGATCCGGGGCGCCCGCTTCGACGGGCACAGCTTTCTGAACGAGGTGGCGGGGCGCGGCGCGGTCGCGGTGCTGGGCGAGGGGTTGAGGGAGGGGCAAACCTCTCCCCTGCCCTACCTGACGGTGCCAAACGCACGGGCGGCGCTGGCCGACGCGGCGGCGGCCCTGGAAGGCTTCCCCAGCCGGGCCTTGAAGGTCGTGGGCGTGACGGGCACCGACGGCAAGACGACCACGAGCTGGCTGACCCGCCACCTGTTGCGGGCGGCGGGGCTGCCCACCGGCCTGCTGAGTACCGTGGGCTACGAGCTGCCCGACGGGAGGCTGCGCCACTTCCCCG is a window of Deinococcus sp. HSC-46F16 DNA encoding:
- a CDS encoding acyl-CoA dehydrogenase C-terminal domain-containing protein, producing MPQYKAPLRDIKFLMHELLQAPQVLSGVPFYQANDTADSDLLNQVLEEAARFVETELAPLNRVGDEEGCTRFEDGSVTTPTGFKAAYKKYREAGWTALDADPNYGGQGMPHLVSNVLVEMMTSANVAWSMYPGLSHGAYSALHAVGSEELKDLYLPKIVSGEWTGTMCLTEPHAGTDLGMIRTKATDNGDGTYAVTGTKIFISAGEHDLAENIVHLVLARLEGSPQGTKGISLFLVPKFVPNADGSLGERNGVVCGSIEHKMGIHGNATAVLNFDGAKGYLVGEINKGMNHMFIMMNAARLGTGLQGLGLGEVAYQNALAYAKDRIQMRHEPRVNADEPADPIIVHPDVRRMLLTGKAYTEAGRAMAMWLALSIDLEHHHPDEAQRKEAADLVALLTPVAKAFMTDNGFTTAVLSQQVLGGHGYIREWGLEQFVRDARIGQIYEGTNGIQALDLLGRKVLMDGGKKLQKLAGTLQEFVEDNADDEDLAPYLDQLGKAAGQLGSLTMVIGQKAMAGPEGADEVNAAAVDYLRYFGHVVYGYLWARMAKIAHEKINAGQDRDGFYLGKVQTARFYFTKLFPETKALAATIKAGNEPLAVDDRAVFGLERALVGA
- a CDS encoding helix-turn-helix domain-containing protein encodes the protein MTQIQQEEVRVTDAAVARALRQQHGFLGHFLAPRSPSEVAPALGMAPNLVHHHARKLADLGLLFEARREGGRVYYQLAAREFRVPSDLLPPGDEEGNGTADLRELSQGFLRAYERSWSRMHAGEEDLFGFGDAGRPARPVPLPSEPSAEPCPTHLDALTLRLSPERYAQLARAITALLDEAAAEGIREGGYPCTVALLAFQGVPGEGEAGTFNGIARRTNSFLGVAPS
- a CDS encoding FmdB family transcriptional regulator, with protein sequence MPTYVYKNIETGELYEIKQSMRDEALTAHPDTGAAIKRVLVTPGIAFRGSGFYVTDSRPAPKSEAGGSSAGGGGE
- a CDS encoding trypsin-like peptidase domain-containing protein, which encodes MTAALRALAAALLLAGAGAAVYFTGHGQGVQAQRALATTDEINTVEVVQKSLRAVVRVDARLRKEFLQAGDDPVETGTGFFYKSNLIVTNYHVVQFQESVSVTLYNGRRVPARVEGIDPGIDIAILRVSGVSAPRTLAFGRSASLIPGQKLITIGTPLRIPNFVGTGVFSVMASAQDVPRDDQLGQEIGQYLLTTASIQQGNSGGPVLDSRGAVVGVADANAAPNLFVPGLIGMAIPSDLVRQSLDDLEKIGVPQRGTLGVTLVDLDTLDPALRQLAGLSSSEGALVDEVAAGSAGGRAGLRGSLRNSRGQLLAPLGDIIVAVDGVRVRGSYDVTRLVAAKRPGQTVNLRVWRNKKSVNVKVTLQKRTLQ
- a CDS encoding deoxynucleoside kinase, coding for MYVVVEGPIGVGKTSLAGRLAGRYGAELNLEVVEENPFLARFYEAPEAYSFQVQVFFLLSRFKQLSALAQPGLWSGHVVSDYLFDKDFIFAAMNLKDAEFALYEDLYSHLSPRLPTPDLVVYLRAEPGLLLSRIEKRGRPFERDMQAAYLADLTARYDEYFRTYPGHLLTVDASRYDFVGNPDDERALHAEIEAALRTGQGAVV
- a CDS encoding deoxynucleoside kinase, producing MYLAISGNIGSGKSTLTRMLADRYGLRPVYEPYAENPYLEDFYRDMRRYSFHSQVYFLSRRLEQHLNLVTGARYVIQDRTVFEDANIFARNLYESGQMEARDWATYRGLYEGVLPALRVPDLLIHIDASLPTLKKRIAQRGRAYEKDIPDAYLGGLNRLYDEWIQDFDACPVVRVPGDELDFVQHPAAFQWVCSRVQAHGFGLPLLR
- a CDS encoding ferritin-like domain-containing protein, encoding MAMQMQDLQDLYVHKLQDIYSAEQQGLQAMQQSLGRIQTPELQQGMQRHIQQTQEQIGRLEQILQTLGEQPGGEECMGMKGLVQEAQKLMQEDASPEVLEAGLIAAQQAMEHYEIAGYGTARTYAQLLGDQDAVRLLEQTLNEEKMTDEQLTQIAQQINVEAMNA